In the genome of Drosophila subpulchrella strain 33 F10 #4 breed RU33 chromosome 2L, RU_Dsub_v1.1 Primary Assembly, whole genome shotgun sequence, one region contains:
- the LOC119546413 gene encoding putative uncharacterized protein DDB_G0291608 isoform X5, with product MNGLSSNDDAVECPLCMEPLEVDDLTFFPCTCGYQICRFCWHRIRTDENKLCPACRKEYPENPADFKPLSQEEMIAFKSQKRQRDQQRKQKITENRKHLANVRVVQKNLVFVVGLPPRLADADILKKHEYFGKYGKIHKVVINPSTTYAGVQVRVGPSASAYVTYVNNSDALRAIQSVNNIMIDGRLIKTSLGTTKYCSHFMKNQQCPKGDCMYLHELGDPEASFTKEEMHQGKHQEYEKRLHDTLIASFGPNTAAAIPSSSSASSSSSGSGTNASSAANGQQKEAWPSLSVSPINGREATASASNSSGKSKREKLRNEKRHEKNKSKNKNSGNTNSNASNKENYVPESRGSTSTETFAEAPADAPASTKPEPQQSSSNRSRADRGKDRASNHAASAKEQKKGKEPAPAPAVTKQVERIEPSESTITQKKTEVIESCEDNLPQKRLAGTNVQRSVSSCSENSDGHVSESSLSEKSLPGDYSDEKCNSVNSESHQESVKTQEEAEKSNEAIVDDEPVLTVSNSSEDTSPAVVESSNEKDGGSLADDPVDPSSLADNGSRVTDALSKLNIFADTPSFFTSSSFQQVPLIKNKLDLEMRQSHLPDLVNDIDGIQKASNTNEWEEAFKNVMIRNTRQVEEQLLQQQHLQQQQQHHHQQVLQQQEEFLRMHELQKRNNFATNVSQINGPANDFLSHFQANSIDLNRVQAQALLHQQLLQQQTGENLFGGNMSKFFDFHKIQQQSHHQYLNGHPPQINGNSAVPEPQRVAAFLENNRLNSPFVENGLINSQQQPQKPRMMGMFENLPPNTQSQQSRFTQNSIVDDDLGFDPFIETQKGLAELMENEVVQQQSINNENSGPKLPPPPQIPPHQQLVDNMQRARMPPPGFNHMNTLGLGGASRLQHTSKMMPFMNMPGNGVGNNGAQGQHQLPMGANWNAHLAMHQNPGQPVGDSQLQHPMAHNKVYNNSDWTTMDPAILSFRQFSSFPQNQIPPHPQQQQDMFLQHLAQQQNSQSGKFVKALMDQQPIKHAPLLLPGFNNQPQLLPMGMPNNLLNGQQAQPPQVNANVQGMLEFLKSRQFV from the exons ATGAACGGCCTGAGCAGCAATGATGACGCAGTCGAGTGCCCTTTGTGTATGGAGCCGCTGGAGGTGGACGATCTGACCTTCTTTCCTTGTACCTGCGGATACCAG ATTTGCCGCTTCTGTTGGCACAGGATCCGCACGGATGAGAACAAGTTGTGTCCAGCATGCCGAAAGGAATATCCAGAGAATCCAGCTGACTTTAAGCCGTTATCACAAGAAGAA ATGATTGCCTTCAAGTCCCAGAAACGCCAAAGGGACCAACAACGAAAACAAAAGATCACCGAGAACCGAAAACACTTGGCCAACGTTCGTGTGGTCCAAAAGAACTTGGTGTTCGTTGTGGGCTTACCACCTCGACTTGCTGACGCAGAC ATACTAAAGAAACACGAGTATTTTGGTAAATATGGGAAAATTCATAAAGTCGTTATAAATCCAAGTACCACGTATGCCGGGGTCCAGGTAAGAGTT GGTCCATCCGCTTCTGCCTATGTCACATATGTTAATAACTCGGATGCTTTGCGGGCCATTCAAAGCGTCAACAACATTATGATAGACGGGCGGCTCATAAAGACTAGCCTGGGGACTACTAAGTACTGCAGCCATTTCATGAAAAACCAGCAGTGTCCCAAGGGCGACTGCATGTACTTACACGAACTGGGAGATCCCGAGGCCAGTTTTACTAAGGAG gaaATGCATCAGGGAAAACATCAAGAGTATGAGAAGCGTTTGCACGATACTCTAATTGCCTCATTCGGACCGAATACAGCAG CCGCGATTCCATCGTCCTCGTCAGCGTCATCCTCGTCGTCTGGATCGGGTACGAATGCTTCGAGTGCAGCCAATGGCCAGCAAAAGGAGGCCTGGCCCAGTTTATCGGTCTCGCCCATTAATGGCAGGGAGGCGACCGCGAGTGCGAGCAATTCCAGTGGGAAGAGCAAACGGGAGAAGCTGCGCAACGAGAAAAgacacgaaaagaacaaatcGAAGAACAAGAACAGCGGCAACACAAACTCCAATGCCTCGAACAAGGAGAACTATGTTCCCGAGTCGCGGGGCAGCACAAGTACTGAGACATTCGCAGAGGCCCCAGCGGATGCACCAGCTTCCACGAAGCCTGAGCCGCAGCAAAGCTCTAGCAATCGATCGAGGGCAGATCGTGGAAAAGATCGGGCCTCCAATCACGCAGCTAGTGCAAAGGAACAGAAGAAGGGCAAGGAGCCTGCTCCTGCACCCGCAGTAACTAAACAGGTGGAGAGAATTGAGCCGAGCGAGAGTACAATAACACAAAAGAAGACGGAAGTAATCGAAAGCTGTGAAGATAATTTACCACAAAAGAGATTAGCTGGAACAAACGTTCAAAGATCTGTGAGCTCCTGTAGCGAAAATAGCGATGGCCACGTCTCGGAGAGTAGCTTAAGTGAAAAGAGTTTACCTGGTGATTATTCCGATGAGAAGTGCAATAGTGTGAATTCTGAAAGCCACCAAGAAAGTGTGAAAACTCAGGAAGAAGCCGAAAAGAGCAACGAGGCTATTGTCGATGATGAACCGGTTCTGACAGTATCTAATTCCTCGGAGGACACTAGCCCCGCTGTAGTGGAGTCTAGTAACGAGAAAGATGGAGGATCCCTAGCCGACGATCCAGTCGACCCCTCGAGCCTGGCGGATAATGGAAGCAGAGTGACTG ATGCGCTGTCTAAGCTCAACATTTTCGCTGACACGCCCAGCTTCTTCACATCGTCATCATTCCAGCAAGTTCCCTTAATAAAGAATAAGCTAGATTTGGAAATGCGACAGTCTCATTTACCAGACTTGGTCAACG ATATTGATGGAATCCAAAAGGCATCAAATACGAACG AGTGGGAAGAAGCTTTCAAAAATGTGATGATTCGCAACACTAGGCAAGTGGAGGAGCAACTACTTCAACAGCAAcatctgcaacagcagcagcagcatcaccaCCAGCAAGTTTTGCAACAACAAGAGGAGTTCCTTCGCATGCACGAACTACAAAAACGCAACAATTTTGCGACAAATGTTTCACAAATCAACGGTCCTGCAAATG ATTTCCTTAGCCATTTCCAGGCAAACTCAATCGATTTAAATAGAGTTCAAGCCCAAGCACTTCTGCATCAACAGCTATTACAACAGCAGACCGGGGAAAATCTGTTTGGAGGAAACATGTCGAAATTCTTTGATTTTCATAAAATTCAGCAGCAGTCACACCATCAGTATCTTAATGGACACCCGCCTCAAATCAATGGAAACAGTGCTGTGCCTGAGCCACAACGAGTGGCGGCCTTCTTGGAAAACAATCGACTGAATTCGCCTTTTGTTGAAAATG GACTTATTAATTCACAACAGCAACCTCAAAAGCCGAGGATGATGGGAATGTTTGAAAATCTG cCTCCTAATACGCAATCTCAGCAGAGTCGGTTCACACAGAACTCCATAGTCGACGATGACTTAG gTTTTGACCCCTTTATTGAGACCCAAAAAGGACTGGCCGAACTGATGGAAAATGAAGTTGTTCAACAACAGAGTATTAATAATGAAAACTCCGGGCCGAAGCTTCCACCACCGCCCCAAATTCCCCCACATCAGCAACTGGTGGACAATATGCAGCGAGCTCGCATGCCGCCGCCAGGCTTCAACCACATGAACACCCTGGGCTTGGGTGGAGCATCCAGACTGCAGCACACTAGCAAAATGATGCCCTTCATGAACATGCCTGGCAACGGGGTGGGAAACAACGGCGCCCAGGGGCAGCACCAGTTGCCGATGGGTGCCAACTGGAATGCTCACTTGGCCATGCACCAAAACCCAGGTCAGCCCGTGGGCGACTCACAATTGCAGCATCCTATGGCTCACAACAAGG TTTACAACAACAGTGATTGGACTACAATGGATCCGGCTATACTTTCGTTTAGACAGTTTTCATCCTTCCCACAAAACCAAATTCCCCCACATCCTCAACAACAGCAGGATATGTTTTTGCAGCATTTGGCTCAACAGCAAAATTCCCAGAGTGGTAAGTTTGTTAAAGCGTTGATGGATCAACAGCCGATTAAACATGCACCCCTTCTCCTTCCAGGTTTCAACAACCAGCCACAACTGCTTCCCATGGGGATGCCCAATAATTTGCTGAACGGACAACAGGCGCAGCCGCCACAGGTCAATGCCAATGTTCAGGGCATGCTTGAGTTTTTAAAAAGCCGTCAATTcgtttag
- the LOC119546413 gene encoding putative uncharacterized protein DDB_G0291608 isoform X3, whose amino-acid sequence MNGLSSNDDAVECPLCMEPLEVDDLTFFPCTCGYQICRFCWHRIRTDENKLCPACRKEYPENPADFKPLSQEEMIAFKSQKRQRDQQRKQKITENRKHLANVRVVQKNLVFVVGLPPRLADADILKKHEYFGKYGKIHKVVINPSTTYAGVQVRVGPSASAYVTYVNNSDALRAIQSVNNIMIDGRLIKTSLGTTKYCSHFMKNQQCPKGDCMYLHELGDPEASFTKEEMHQGKHQEYEKRLHDTLIASFGPNTAGIINAAIPSSSSASSSSSGSGTNASSAANGQQKEAWPSLSVSPINGREATASASNSSGKSKREKLRNEKRHEKNKSKNKNSGNTNSNASNKENYVPESRGSTSTETFAEAPADAPASTKPEPQQSSSNRSRADRGKDRASNHAASAKEQKKGKEPAPAPAVTKQVERIEPSESTITQKKTEVIESCEDNLPQKRLAGTNVQRSVSSCSENSDGHVSESSLSEKSLPGDYSDEKCNSVNSESHQESVKTQEEAEKSNEAIVDDEPVLTVSNSSEDTSPAVVESSNEKDGGSLADDPVDPSSLADNGSRVTDALSKLNIFADTPSFFTSSSFQQVPLIKNKLDLEMRQSHLPDLVNDIDGIQKASNTNEWEEAFKNVMIRNTRQVEEQLLQQQHLQQQQQHHHQQVLQQQEEFLRMHELQKRNNFATNVSQINGPANDFLSHFQANSIDLNRVQAQALLHQQLLQQQTGENLFGGNMSKFFDFHKIQQQSHHQYLNGHPPQINGNSAVPEPQRVAAFLENNRLNSPFVENGLINSQQQPQKPRMMGMFENLPPNTQSQQSRFTQNSIVDDDLGFDPFIETQKGLAELMENEVVQQQSINNENSGPKLPPPPQIPPHQQLVDNMQRARMPPPGFNHMNTLGLGGASRLQHTSKMMPFMNMPGNGVGNNGAQGQHQLPMGANWNAHLAMHQNPGQPVGDSQLQHPMAHNKVYNNSDWTTMDPAILSFRQFSSFPQNQIPPHPQQQQDMFLQHLAQQQNSQSGKFVKALMDQQPIKHAPLLLPGFNNQPQLLPMGMPNNLLNGQQAQPPQVNANVQGMLEFLKSRQFV is encoded by the exons ATGAACGGCCTGAGCAGCAATGATGACGCAGTCGAGTGCCCTTTGTGTATGGAGCCGCTGGAGGTGGACGATCTGACCTTCTTTCCTTGTACCTGCGGATACCAG ATTTGCCGCTTCTGTTGGCACAGGATCCGCACGGATGAGAACAAGTTGTGTCCAGCATGCCGAAAGGAATATCCAGAGAATCCAGCTGACTTTAAGCCGTTATCACAAGAAGAA ATGATTGCCTTCAAGTCCCAGAAACGCCAAAGGGACCAACAACGAAAACAAAAGATCACCGAGAACCGAAAACACTTGGCCAACGTTCGTGTGGTCCAAAAGAACTTGGTGTTCGTTGTGGGCTTACCACCTCGACTTGCTGACGCAGAC ATACTAAAGAAACACGAGTATTTTGGTAAATATGGGAAAATTCATAAAGTCGTTATAAATCCAAGTACCACGTATGCCGGGGTCCAGGTAAGAGTT GGTCCATCCGCTTCTGCCTATGTCACATATGTTAATAACTCGGATGCTTTGCGGGCCATTCAAAGCGTCAACAACATTATGATAGACGGGCGGCTCATAAAGACTAGCCTGGGGACTACTAAGTACTGCAGCCATTTCATGAAAAACCAGCAGTGTCCCAAGGGCGACTGCATGTACTTACACGAACTGGGAGATCCCGAGGCCAGTTTTACTAAGGAG gaaATGCATCAGGGAAAACATCAAGAGTATGAGAAGCGTTTGCACGATACTCTAATTGCCTCATTCGGACCGAATACAGCAGGTATTATAAATG CCGCGATTCCATCGTCCTCGTCAGCGTCATCCTCGTCGTCTGGATCGGGTACGAATGCTTCGAGTGCAGCCAATGGCCAGCAAAAGGAGGCCTGGCCCAGTTTATCGGTCTCGCCCATTAATGGCAGGGAGGCGACCGCGAGTGCGAGCAATTCCAGTGGGAAGAGCAAACGGGAGAAGCTGCGCAACGAGAAAAgacacgaaaagaacaaatcGAAGAACAAGAACAGCGGCAACACAAACTCCAATGCCTCGAACAAGGAGAACTATGTTCCCGAGTCGCGGGGCAGCACAAGTACTGAGACATTCGCAGAGGCCCCAGCGGATGCACCAGCTTCCACGAAGCCTGAGCCGCAGCAAAGCTCTAGCAATCGATCGAGGGCAGATCGTGGAAAAGATCGGGCCTCCAATCACGCAGCTAGTGCAAAGGAACAGAAGAAGGGCAAGGAGCCTGCTCCTGCACCCGCAGTAACTAAACAGGTGGAGAGAATTGAGCCGAGCGAGAGTACAATAACACAAAAGAAGACGGAAGTAATCGAAAGCTGTGAAGATAATTTACCACAAAAGAGATTAGCTGGAACAAACGTTCAAAGATCTGTGAGCTCCTGTAGCGAAAATAGCGATGGCCACGTCTCGGAGAGTAGCTTAAGTGAAAAGAGTTTACCTGGTGATTATTCCGATGAGAAGTGCAATAGTGTGAATTCTGAAAGCCACCAAGAAAGTGTGAAAACTCAGGAAGAAGCCGAAAAGAGCAACGAGGCTATTGTCGATGATGAACCGGTTCTGACAGTATCTAATTCCTCGGAGGACACTAGCCCCGCTGTAGTGGAGTCTAGTAACGAGAAAGATGGAGGATCCCTAGCCGACGATCCAGTCGACCCCTCGAGCCTGGCGGATAATGGAAGCAGAGTGACTG ATGCGCTGTCTAAGCTCAACATTTTCGCTGACACGCCCAGCTTCTTCACATCGTCATCATTCCAGCAAGTTCCCTTAATAAAGAATAAGCTAGATTTGGAAATGCGACAGTCTCATTTACCAGACTTGGTCAACG ATATTGATGGAATCCAAAAGGCATCAAATACGAACG AGTGGGAAGAAGCTTTCAAAAATGTGATGATTCGCAACACTAGGCAAGTGGAGGAGCAACTACTTCAACAGCAAcatctgcaacagcagcagcagcatcaccaCCAGCAAGTTTTGCAACAACAAGAGGAGTTCCTTCGCATGCACGAACTACAAAAACGCAACAATTTTGCGACAAATGTTTCACAAATCAACGGTCCTGCAAATG ATTTCCTTAGCCATTTCCAGGCAAACTCAATCGATTTAAATAGAGTTCAAGCCCAAGCACTTCTGCATCAACAGCTATTACAACAGCAGACCGGGGAAAATCTGTTTGGAGGAAACATGTCGAAATTCTTTGATTTTCATAAAATTCAGCAGCAGTCACACCATCAGTATCTTAATGGACACCCGCCTCAAATCAATGGAAACAGTGCTGTGCCTGAGCCACAACGAGTGGCGGCCTTCTTGGAAAACAATCGACTGAATTCGCCTTTTGTTGAAAATG GACTTATTAATTCACAACAGCAACCTCAAAAGCCGAGGATGATGGGAATGTTTGAAAATCTG cCTCCTAATACGCAATCTCAGCAGAGTCGGTTCACACAGAACTCCATAGTCGACGATGACTTAG gTTTTGACCCCTTTATTGAGACCCAAAAAGGACTGGCCGAACTGATGGAAAATGAAGTTGTTCAACAACAGAGTATTAATAATGAAAACTCCGGGCCGAAGCTTCCACCACCGCCCCAAATTCCCCCACATCAGCAACTGGTGGACAATATGCAGCGAGCTCGCATGCCGCCGCCAGGCTTCAACCACATGAACACCCTGGGCTTGGGTGGAGCATCCAGACTGCAGCACACTAGCAAAATGATGCCCTTCATGAACATGCCTGGCAACGGGGTGGGAAACAACGGCGCCCAGGGGCAGCACCAGTTGCCGATGGGTGCCAACTGGAATGCTCACTTGGCCATGCACCAAAACCCAGGTCAGCCCGTGGGCGACTCACAATTGCAGCATCCTATGGCTCACAACAAGG TTTACAACAACAGTGATTGGACTACAATGGATCCGGCTATACTTTCGTTTAGACAGTTTTCATCCTTCCCACAAAACCAAATTCCCCCACATCCTCAACAACAGCAGGATATGTTTTTGCAGCATTTGGCTCAACAGCAAAATTCCCAGAGTGGTAAGTTTGTTAAAGCGTTGATGGATCAACAGCCGATTAAACATGCACCCCTTCTCCTTCCAGGTTTCAACAACCAGCCACAACTGCTTCCCATGGGGATGCCCAATAATTTGCTGAACGGACAACAGGCGCAGCCGCCACAGGTCAATGCCAATGTTCAGGGCATGCTTGAGTTTTTAAAAAGCCGTCAATTcgtttag
- the LOC119546413 gene encoding uncharacterized protein LOC119546413 isoform X1 yields MNGLSSNDDAVECPLCMEPLEVDDLTFFPCTCGYQICRFCWHRIRTDENKLCPACRKEYPENPADFKPLSQEEMIAFKSQKRQRDQQRKQKITENRKHLANVRVVQKNLVFVVGLPPRLADADILKKHEYFGKYGKIHKVVINPSTTYAGVQVRVGPSASAYVTYVNNSDALRAIQSVNNIMIDGRLIKTSLGTTKYCSHFMKNQQCPKGDCMYLHELGDPEASFTKEEMHQGKHQEYEKRLHDTLIASFGPNTAGIINGNGASKANAAIPSSSSASSSSSGSGTNASSAANGQQKEAWPSLSVSPINGREATASASNSSGKSKREKLRNEKRHEKNKSKNKNSGNTNSNASNKENYVPESRGSTSTETFAEAPADAPASTKPEPQQSSSNRSRADRGKDRASNHAASAKEQKKGKEPAPAPAVTKQVERIEPSESTITQKKTEVIESCEDNLPQKRLAGTNVQRSVSSCSENSDGHVSESSLSEKSLPGDYSDEKCNSVNSESHQESVKTQEEAEKSNEAIVDDEPVLTVSNSSEDTSPAVVESSNEKDGGSLADDPVDPSSLADNGSRVTDALSKLNIFADTPSFFTSSSFQQVPLIKNKLDLEMRQSHLPDLVNDIDGIQKASNTNEWEEAFKNVMIRNTRQVEEQLLQQQHLQQQQQHHHQQVLQQQEEFLRMHELQKRNNFATNVSQINGPANDFLSHFQANSIDLNRVQAQALLHQQLLQQQTGENLFGGNMSKFFDFHKIQQQSHHQYLNGHPPQINGNSAVPEPQRVAAFLENNRLNSPFVENGLINSQQQPQKPRMMGMFENLPPNTQSQQSRFTQNSIVDDDLGFDPFIETQKGLAELMENEVVQQQSINNENSGPKLPPPPQIPPHQQLVDNMQRARMPPPGFNHMNTLGLGGASRLQHTSKMMPFMNMPGNGVGNNGAQGQHQLPMGANWNAHLAMHQNPGQPVGDSQLQHPMAHNKVYNNSDWTTMDPAILSFRQFSSFPQNQIPPHPQQQQDMFLQHLAQQQNSQSGKFVKALMDQQPIKHAPLLLPGFNNQPQLLPMGMPNNLLNGQQAQPPQVNANVQGMLEFLKSRQFV; encoded by the exons ATGAACGGCCTGAGCAGCAATGATGACGCAGTCGAGTGCCCTTTGTGTATGGAGCCGCTGGAGGTGGACGATCTGACCTTCTTTCCTTGTACCTGCGGATACCAG ATTTGCCGCTTCTGTTGGCACAGGATCCGCACGGATGAGAACAAGTTGTGTCCAGCATGCCGAAAGGAATATCCAGAGAATCCAGCTGACTTTAAGCCGTTATCACAAGAAGAA ATGATTGCCTTCAAGTCCCAGAAACGCCAAAGGGACCAACAACGAAAACAAAAGATCACCGAGAACCGAAAACACTTGGCCAACGTTCGTGTGGTCCAAAAGAACTTGGTGTTCGTTGTGGGCTTACCACCTCGACTTGCTGACGCAGAC ATACTAAAGAAACACGAGTATTTTGGTAAATATGGGAAAATTCATAAAGTCGTTATAAATCCAAGTACCACGTATGCCGGGGTCCAGGTAAGAGTT GGTCCATCCGCTTCTGCCTATGTCACATATGTTAATAACTCGGATGCTTTGCGGGCCATTCAAAGCGTCAACAACATTATGATAGACGGGCGGCTCATAAAGACTAGCCTGGGGACTACTAAGTACTGCAGCCATTTCATGAAAAACCAGCAGTGTCCCAAGGGCGACTGCATGTACTTACACGAACTGGGAGATCCCGAGGCCAGTTTTACTAAGGAG gaaATGCATCAGGGAAAACATCAAGAGTATGAGAAGCGTTTGCACGATACTCTAATTGCCTCATTCGGACCGAATACAGCAGGTATTATAAATGGTAATGGAGCTTCTAAAGCAAATG CCGCGATTCCATCGTCCTCGTCAGCGTCATCCTCGTCGTCTGGATCGGGTACGAATGCTTCGAGTGCAGCCAATGGCCAGCAAAAGGAGGCCTGGCCCAGTTTATCGGTCTCGCCCATTAATGGCAGGGAGGCGACCGCGAGTGCGAGCAATTCCAGTGGGAAGAGCAAACGGGAGAAGCTGCGCAACGAGAAAAgacacgaaaagaacaaatcGAAGAACAAGAACAGCGGCAACACAAACTCCAATGCCTCGAACAAGGAGAACTATGTTCCCGAGTCGCGGGGCAGCACAAGTACTGAGACATTCGCAGAGGCCCCAGCGGATGCACCAGCTTCCACGAAGCCTGAGCCGCAGCAAAGCTCTAGCAATCGATCGAGGGCAGATCGTGGAAAAGATCGGGCCTCCAATCACGCAGCTAGTGCAAAGGAACAGAAGAAGGGCAAGGAGCCTGCTCCTGCACCCGCAGTAACTAAACAGGTGGAGAGAATTGAGCCGAGCGAGAGTACAATAACACAAAAGAAGACGGAAGTAATCGAAAGCTGTGAAGATAATTTACCACAAAAGAGATTAGCTGGAACAAACGTTCAAAGATCTGTGAGCTCCTGTAGCGAAAATAGCGATGGCCACGTCTCGGAGAGTAGCTTAAGTGAAAAGAGTTTACCTGGTGATTATTCCGATGAGAAGTGCAATAGTGTGAATTCTGAAAGCCACCAAGAAAGTGTGAAAACTCAGGAAGAAGCCGAAAAGAGCAACGAGGCTATTGTCGATGATGAACCGGTTCTGACAGTATCTAATTCCTCGGAGGACACTAGCCCCGCTGTAGTGGAGTCTAGTAACGAGAAAGATGGAGGATCCCTAGCCGACGATCCAGTCGACCCCTCGAGCCTGGCGGATAATGGAAGCAGAGTGACTG ATGCGCTGTCTAAGCTCAACATTTTCGCTGACACGCCCAGCTTCTTCACATCGTCATCATTCCAGCAAGTTCCCTTAATAAAGAATAAGCTAGATTTGGAAATGCGACAGTCTCATTTACCAGACTTGGTCAACG ATATTGATGGAATCCAAAAGGCATCAAATACGAACG AGTGGGAAGAAGCTTTCAAAAATGTGATGATTCGCAACACTAGGCAAGTGGAGGAGCAACTACTTCAACAGCAAcatctgcaacagcagcagcagcatcaccaCCAGCAAGTTTTGCAACAACAAGAGGAGTTCCTTCGCATGCACGAACTACAAAAACGCAACAATTTTGCGACAAATGTTTCACAAATCAACGGTCCTGCAAATG ATTTCCTTAGCCATTTCCAGGCAAACTCAATCGATTTAAATAGAGTTCAAGCCCAAGCACTTCTGCATCAACAGCTATTACAACAGCAGACCGGGGAAAATCTGTTTGGAGGAAACATGTCGAAATTCTTTGATTTTCATAAAATTCAGCAGCAGTCACACCATCAGTATCTTAATGGACACCCGCCTCAAATCAATGGAAACAGTGCTGTGCCTGAGCCACAACGAGTGGCGGCCTTCTTGGAAAACAATCGACTGAATTCGCCTTTTGTTGAAAATG GACTTATTAATTCACAACAGCAACCTCAAAAGCCGAGGATGATGGGAATGTTTGAAAATCTG cCTCCTAATACGCAATCTCAGCAGAGTCGGTTCACACAGAACTCCATAGTCGACGATGACTTAG gTTTTGACCCCTTTATTGAGACCCAAAAAGGACTGGCCGAACTGATGGAAAATGAAGTTGTTCAACAACAGAGTATTAATAATGAAAACTCCGGGCCGAAGCTTCCACCACCGCCCCAAATTCCCCCACATCAGCAACTGGTGGACAATATGCAGCGAGCTCGCATGCCGCCGCCAGGCTTCAACCACATGAACACCCTGGGCTTGGGTGGAGCATCCAGACTGCAGCACACTAGCAAAATGATGCCCTTCATGAACATGCCTGGCAACGGGGTGGGAAACAACGGCGCCCAGGGGCAGCACCAGTTGCCGATGGGTGCCAACTGGAATGCTCACTTGGCCATGCACCAAAACCCAGGTCAGCCCGTGGGCGACTCACAATTGCAGCATCCTATGGCTCACAACAAGG TTTACAACAACAGTGATTGGACTACAATGGATCCGGCTATACTTTCGTTTAGACAGTTTTCATCCTTCCCACAAAACCAAATTCCCCCACATCCTCAACAACAGCAGGATATGTTTTTGCAGCATTTGGCTCAACAGCAAAATTCCCAGAGTGGTAAGTTTGTTAAAGCGTTGATGGATCAACAGCCGATTAAACATGCACCCCTTCTCCTTCCAGGTTTCAACAACCAGCCACAACTGCTTCCCATGGGGATGCCCAATAATTTGCTGAACGGACAACAGGCGCAGCCGCCACAGGTCAATGCCAATGTTCAGGGCATGCTTGAGTTTTTAAAAAGCCGTCAATTcgtttag